A region of the Sporomusaceae bacterium FL31 genome:
AACTATTGAATGGCTCTATTGGCAATAACGCTAATGTGACAACCGATGCTCATGCATTAGGAAGTGTTCAAGTCACCAATTCAGACTTGAAGGCTGATACCTATACCCTGACAACAACGGCTGCAGCGACTGTCGATATGGAAATTGGCACTAACACCACTGGACTGGATGCCAGCGATTTTGATCTTAATACCGATGCCAACATTGACGGCCTAAAATTAGGCGACTATACACTTTCCTTTACATCGACCGGCACTGCTAATACCTATGATATTAGCTTGAAAAACAGTGACGGTGTTGAAGTCGGCAAGCTGAACAACTGGACAGCTGGCGGTGGTGATGCCACAATTGCCGGTACTCTGCCTGATGGTACTGCGACCAAGCTTACTTTGACTGACCCAGGAACTACTGGTGTGAGTGCTGGTGAAATGTCATTTAATCTCAATGCAACCTATACGACAGCAGCGGACTTCAAAATTACCAATAGTGCCGGTGGTACTGTATATAGCAGTGAGGCTGGTCTTGAAGTTACCGATAACAGCTTTGAAGCGGGCGGCTTAAAATTCGACCTGTCAGTGGATTCAGTATTGGCTGCTGCTGGCTCTTCGACTATCAAAACCGTCAATAATGCTCTAACCATGCACATTGGTGCTAATGAGAACCAAACTATGAATATCGCAATCAGTGATATGGATACAACCAGTCTTGGGGTTGATGGGATTGATGTAACGACACAAACTGGTGCAGAGACTGCCATTACAAGTATTGACAAAGCTATTGCGCAGGTCTCCAGTGAGCGTTCTAAACTTGGTGCTGCTCAAAACCGCTTAGAGCATACCATTAATAATCTGGGCACATCCAGCGAAAACTTGACTTCGGCTGAATCACGGATTCGCGATGTTGATATGGCCAAAGAAATGATGAATTACCAGAAGACCAGCATTCTTCAACAAGCTGCTCAAGCTATGCTGGCTCAGGCTAACCAACAGCCGCAAGGCGTTCTCAAATTATTACAATAGTTCTTTACTAAATAATGCGGCATAGGAAGTTCGCGGCTAATTGCGATAATGTCCTATGCGGCTGGTTACGCTGCTAAAAAGCGGAGCCGTTCTTGGAGGCTCTGCTTTTTAGCAGTTCAAACCAAAAACAAAATAATGAAACATGAGGAGAGGATCATAGGTGAGTACAGTTACCAGCACAACTTGGTGGAAAACGCCGACAACCATTTCAACCGATACTTCCAGCAGTACAACAAGCAATACTGAAATTGATTTCGATGCATTTCTTCAAATACTAGCTACCGAATTGCAATATCAGGATCCTACTGATCCGGTCAGCAACACTGAATACGTCGCTCAGATGGCGCAAATGAGTGTGTTGCAGCAAATGCAGACCATGACAGTCAGCACCGATGCGAATACCGCCTATAATACAATTGGCAAAACAGCTACCTATCAAATTACTGATACTTCCGGCAATACAGTCACTGGAACAGGCACTGTTGAATCGGTAACAACGAGAAACAATAAAGTCTATGTCACAATTGATGGAACACAAGTAGCATTTTCAGCAGTCACGCAGGTAAGCGGTGCCGCTACCAGTGCATAAATCCATCAAACAGTAAACGGCTGGACCCCTATGGGGAGGCTGTCGCTATTTCTTGTTGACTAAGAAATAGTCATGCTAGGAGGAAAAATTATGATGATGTCTATGTATTCAGGGGTGTCGGGGCTGAAAGCCCAGCAGACCAAATTGAACGTAATCGGTAATAATATTGCCAATGTCAGTACGACAGGCTATAAATATCAAACTGTCAGTTTCAGTGATTTATTAAGTCAGACACTTAGCGGTGCTACGGCGGCTAATACCGCTACTAATCAGGGGGGGACCAATGCCAAACAGATTGGTCTGGGAGTTGGCGTTTCGGCTACCACTACCGTTATGACTACAGGGAGCACTCAATCTACCGGCAATAGCAGCGATGTGTCCATAAGCGGTGATGGGTTCTTTATCGTAAAAGGTGGCTCCAGCGGTGAATATCAGTTTACCAGGGCCGGTAATTTTGGTGTCGATGCGAATGGAAACCTAACAGTCGGAGGATTAACGGTTTGCGGTTGGCAGGATTATGGCGGTGCAGCGCAAGCGGATGGTACTTATACCTACGATACTCAGAAAACAGTGGAACCTATTAATTTGTTTTCTGACAGCTATAACGGCAACAAACAGATTATTGCTCCGGAAGCCACTACTGCAGCCACTTTGACAGGCAATCTAACCTCTTCGGCTACGGCTTCTGGGACTGCCTTAAATGATATTGGGACTGGGTTTAGTTTTGATACAACCGATGCTGATGCCATAACAACGATGACGGTCTATGATGCTCAAGGCAATAGTTATGATGTACAGGTAAACTTTAAAAAATGCTATGTAGATACAACCGATGCTGACAACCCGGTAACCTCATGGTACTGGGAGGCTGATTCGAGTGATACCACACTGAGCAATGCCAGCGGGTATATCACTTTTGACTCTACCGGCAAGATTATTCCTGTTACTGACTCAACGGCTGACTATACTACCTCGCCGAAGATTACCATTGCCGGCAGTGATTCGGTAACCCCATTTGAGATCTCTTTAGATTTGACTGGAATTTCTACCTATACCAGCAGCAGCAGCAATGGCGTCTCTGTTTCACAGATCGATGGCTACGAGTCTGGAGAATTACAGGACTTCACCATTGGTTCTGATGGAGTAATTACCGGCGTATATAGCAATGGTCAAACTCAGCCGTTAGGTATGATTGCCTTGGCTACATTTGCCAATGCCGCTGGCTTAGAGAAAATCGGCAATAATCTATATGTCACCACCGCTAATTCAGGTGCTTTTACCGGCGGTGTTCCAGCTGGCAGCAAGGGGACAGGCTCTTTAAGCTCGGGTACGTTGGAAATGTCCAATGTTGATTTGGCGGAGCAATTTAGTGAAATGATGATTACGCAACGGGCTTATCAAGCCAATAGTAAAATCATTTCGACCAGTGATGAAATGCTGCAAACACTCATCAATATGGTGAAATAATGGTTGAACTAAGTATAAGGAGGTATGAGCGGTGAGTTCTACCTTTAGTGGTTATAGTATTGCTGTTTCCGGCATGTATGTGAATCAAGCAGCTTTGTCGGTAACAAGCAATAACTTATCCAATATTAATACAACCGGCTATTCGCGTAAACAAATAAGCAGTTCGGAAACTGTTGTTCAACAAAATACCAGCAGTGTGGGAACCGGAACCAGTGTTGCAGCCATTAACCGGGCTCGCAATCAGATGCTTGATCAGACTTATCGCCAGCAAAATGCTCAAGCTGGGTATTGGCAGGCAAAAAGTGTCAATCTCGAAGATGCAGCTACAACTTTGAGTGAGTTTTCAGCTAATGATGGGTCTTCGGATAATGGATTGCAGCAAACCATTCAGGAATTCTTCAACAGCTGGGAAGAATTAGCGAAAGATCCCAGCAGTTTGAGCAGCCGACAATCTGTTATTGAGTATGCAAAATCCTTGGTGGATACCTTAAGCAGCGTTGACGAGCAATTGCAGGCCTTGCAATGGGATGCGGCGGCTAAAGTTAAGGATAGTGTCACTGAGCTAAATGATTTGGCTGCACAGGTTGCTGATCTTAATCAGCAAATCAAGCAGCAGGAAATTTCAGGGGCCGAAGCCAGCGATCTTCGGGATGAGCGGGATGCACTGCTTGACAGTATGTCGGCTTTAACTAATATTACTGTCCGCGAGCAGCAGGATGGAACAGTGGCTGTAACAATTGGCGGCGTTTATTTGGTGCAGGGAAATAAGACAAATACACTGGCAGTTACCGGTAATGGCTCCGCTGATCAGCCGCTTACCGTGGAGTGGTCGAACTTAGAACAGAAAGCTCACCTGGATGGAGGGAGTATCCAGGCTTATCTGGAGGATGCTGACCAAAGCAGTGTAACGGCTGTTGATTCGGACAGTCTTCCTTATGACTATAGTGCGGAATCGACTAGTTCAATTGCTAATCTGCGGCAAAGTCTCAATGTATTAATGACGACTATTGCCGTAGAGATTAACTCGATTCATAGTGCGGGAACAGGGCTTGATGGTACTACAAGCGGACTTGCCTTTTTTACACCCATTGATGAAAGCCAGCCGCTTAGTATTAGTAATATGCAGGTCAATCCTGAGCTTGAAGCTGACACCAACAAAATTGCTGCGTCGGCCGATGGTGCTGCGGGCGATAATACTGTAGCGTCAAAAATTGCAGAGGTGGCTAATGGGGATATTTTTCTTTATGATGGACTGACGATGGACAGTAATAGTTTTTATCAGTCAATCATTTCCTGGCTGGGAACAGTGGGCGATAATGCGAACAGTTCTTATACCAATCAGAGTGCTCTTGTTGCTCAAATCAATAATCAGCGGCTATCAATTTCCTCAGTATCACTGGATGAAGAAATGTCTAATATGATTATGTATCAAAACTCTTATAGTGCCAGTGCCCGGGTGTTAGGTGTCATCGATGGTTTGGTGGCAGATATGATTGAGGAATTGGGCTGACGGAAACTTTATGAGAGGGGTGCAGCGATGAATTCAACTTTTACGGGGTTGAGTATTGCCGTTCGCGGTTTATATTCCAGCCAGGCTGCTTTATCGGTTACAACCAATAATATTAGTAATGTCAATACCGAAGGCTATACCCGGCAGACAGTCAATCAAAGCGCTGCCACTCCAGCTGCTGTATATAATAGCAGTGCGATCATTGGATCTGGATCGCAAGTCAATTCTGTGGATCAGATTCGTGACGCTCAGCTTGATAAAAAGTACTGGCGCGAGAATGCCACCGTAGGCGAATGGGAAACCAAGGCGGATGGATTAACTCAATTGGAAGCTATTCTGGGTGATACAAGTGAGAACGGATTAAGTTCGGTCATGGACGAATTTTATTCGGCATTAGAGGATTTATCCTCCGATCCTAGCAGCAATTCAGCCCGAACTGTGGTGAAGCAAGCGGGAAATTCAGTTTGCGAGTATTTAAATAGTACGGCACAGCAGTTAATTGATTTAAGGGCTGATGTGAATAGTGATATTAAGACCGATGTGAGTAGTTTGAACG
Encoded here:
- a CDS encoding flagellin, whose product is MIINHNLAAMNTYRQYSTNNNAASKSLEKLSSGLRINSAADDAAGLAISEKMRSQIRGLDQASSNAQDAISLVQTAEGALSETESILQRMRELSVQSSNDTATDSDRTEMQKEIAQLKDEIDRISNDTEFNTKKLLNGSIGNNANVTTDAHALGSVQVTNSDLKADTYTLTTTAAATVDMEIGTNTTGLDASDFDLNTDANIDGLKLGDYTLSFTSTGTANTYDISLKNSDGVEVGKLNNWTAGGGDATIAGTLPDGTATKLTLTDPGTTGVSAGEMSFNLNATYTTAADFKITNSAGGTVYSSEAGLEVTDNSFEAGGLKFDLSVDSVLAAAGSSTIKTVNNALTMHIGANENQTMNIAISDMDTTSLGVDGIDVTTQTGAETAITSIDKAIAQVSSERSKLGAAQNRLEHTINNLGTSSENLTSAESRIRDVDMAKEMMNYQKTSILQQAAQAMLAQANQQPQGVLKLLQ
- a CDS encoding flagellar hook capping protein — protein: MSTVTSTTWWKTPTTISTDTSSSTTSNTEIDFDAFLQILATELQYQDPTDPVSNTEYVAQMAQMSVLQQMQTMTVSTDANTAYNTIGKTATYQITDTSGNTVTGTGTVESVTTRNNKVYVTIDGTQVAFSAVTQVSGAATSA
- the flgE gene encoding flagellar hook protein FlgE, producing MMMSMYSGVSGLKAQQTKLNVIGNNIANVSTTGYKYQTVSFSDLLSQTLSGATAANTATNQGGTNAKQIGLGVGVSATTTVMTTGSTQSTGNSSDVSISGDGFFIVKGGSSGEYQFTRAGNFGVDANGNLTVGGLTVCGWQDYGGAAQADGTYTYDTQKTVEPINLFSDSYNGNKQIIAPEATTAATLTGNLTSSATASGTALNDIGTGFSFDTTDADAITTMTVYDAQGNSYDVQVNFKKCYVDTTDADNPVTSWYWEADSSDTTLSNASGYITFDSTGKIIPVTDSTADYTTSPKITIAGSDSVTPFEISLDLTGISTYTSSSSNGVSVSQIDGYESGELQDFTIGSDGVITGVYSNGQTQPLGMIALATFANAAGLEKIGNNLYVTTANSGAFTGGVPAGSKGTGSLSSGTLEMSNVDLAEQFSEMMITQRAYQANSKIISTSDEMLQTLINMVK
- the flgK_2 gene encoding flagellar hook-associated protein 1, which gives rise to MSSTFSGYSIAVSGMYVNQAALSVTSNNLSNINTTGYSRKQISSSETVVQQNTSSVGTGTSVAAINRARNQMLDQTYRQQNAQAGYWQAKSVNLEDAATTLSEFSANDGSSDNGLQQTIQEFFNSWEELAKDPSSLSSRQSVIEYAKSLVDTLSSVDEQLQALQWDAAAKVKDSVTELNDLAAQVADLNQQIKQQEISGAEASDLRDERDALLDSMSALTNITVREQQDGTVAVTIGGVYLVQGNKTNTLAVTGNGSADQPLTVEWSNLEQKAHLDGGSIQAYLEDADQSSVTAVDSDSLPYDYSAESTSSIANLRQSLNVLMTTIAVEINSIHSAGTGLDGTTSGLAFFTPIDESQPLSISNMQVNPELEADTNKIAASADGAAGDNTVASKIAEVANGDIFLYDGLTMDSNSFYQSIISWLGTVGDNANSSYTNQSALVAQINNQRLSISSVSLDEEMSNMIMYQNSYSASARVLGVIDGLVADMIEELG